In Parus major isolate Abel chromosome 3, Parus_major1.1, whole genome shotgun sequence, the following are encoded in one genomic region:
- the GPR63 gene encoding probable G-protein coupled receptor 63, with protein MVFSAMLTLAHSGTSNATFIVYENAYTNFTTPQFLLHSGTTQPLRYGSGAVLTTERSTFLVNTTAILPSQEVFRSLSLPLQIILSAAMIFILLVSFLGNFVVCLMVYQKAAMRSAINILLASLAFADLLLAVLNMPFALITIITTQWIFGDIFCRVSAMFFWLFVIEGVAILLIISIDRFLIIVQRQDKLNPYRAKILIVISWAASFIVAFPLSVGNPNLQIPSRAPQCVFGYSTSPGYQAYVIVILLISFFIPFLVMLYSFMGILNTVRHNAVRIHSHPDSICLSQASKLGLMSLQRPFQMNIDMSFKTRAFTTILILFLVFIVCWAPFTTYSLIATFNSHFYYKHNFFEISTWLLWLCYLKSALNPLIYYWRIKKFHDACLDLMPRFFKFLPQLPGHTRRRIRPSAIYVCGEHRSVV; from the coding sequence ATGGTTTTCTCCGCAATGTTGACGCTGGCCCACTCTGGGACCTCAAATGCTACTTTCATTGTTTATGAAAATGCCTATACGAATTTTACCACTCCCCAGTTCTTGCTTCATAGTGGCACAACACAGCCATTGAGATATGGTTCAGGTGCTGTGCTCACCACTGAGAGAAGTACTTTCCTGGTAAACACCACAGCTATCCTGCCATCACAAGAAGTTTTCAGGAGCTTGAGTTTGCCACTCCAAATCATCCTTTCTGCTGCTATGATATTTATCCTATTGGTTTCTTTCCTCGGAAACTTTGTTGTCTGCCTGATGGTCTACCAGAAGGCAGCTATGCGATCTGCAATTAATATCCTCTTAGCAAGCCTGGCTTTTGcagacctgctgctggcagtgctgaatATGCCATTTGCTTTGATAACAATCATTACCACTCAGTGGATTTTTGGGGATATATTTTGCAGAGTTTCTGCCATGTTCTTCTGGCTTTTTGTCATAGAGGGGGTAGCCATTCTTCTTATTATTAGTATTGACCGATTTCTCATCATAGTTCAGAGGCAAGATAAACTGAACCCCTACCGTGCAAAGATTCTTATTGTGATTTCCTGGGCAGCATCATTTATTGTCGCTTTTCCGTTATCAGTAGGGAATCCTAATCTGCAGATACCCTCGAGAGCACCTCAGTGTGTTTTTGGCTACTCTACAAGCCCAGGTTACCAAGCCTACGTGATAGTTATCTtgctaatttctttttttattccattcctAGTAATGCTGTATTCTTTTATGGGCATACTCAACACTGTCCGCCACAACGCCGTTCGTATCCATAGCCACCCTGATAGCATATGTCTCAGTCAGGCCAGCAAACTTGGTCTCATGAGCTTACAGAGACCTTTTCAGATGAATATTGATATGAGCTTTAAAACTCGTGCCTTCACAACCATCTTGATTTTGTTCCTTGTCTTCATAGTCTGTTGGGCACCATTCACCACTTACAGCCTTATTGCCACGTTCAACAGCCACTTCTACTACAAGCACAACTTTTTTGAGATAAGCACTTGGCTCCTTTGGCTCTGCTACCTCAAGTCTGCACTGAACCCACTGATTTACTACTGGAGGATTAAGAAGTTTCATGATGCATGCTTAGACTTGATGCCCAGATTCTTCAAGTTCTTGCCACAGCTCCCTGGCCATACAAGGCGGCGCATCCGGCCCAGTGCCATCTACGTCTGTGGGGAGCATCGGTCGGTAGTTTGA